Proteins encoded by one window of Vigna radiata var. radiata cultivar VC1973A chromosome 5, Vradiata_ver6, whole genome shotgun sequence:
- the LOC106761790 gene encoding putative callose synthase 8, which translates to MSEIVPAEPIEGIYFERGETSTASASTSEAPHVTLAITNGSNNEEYAPEPFDSERLPTVFASEIQRFLRVANLLGKEEPRVAYLCRVHAFVIAHNLDKNSSGRGVRQFKTSLLHRLEQDEHATKKRGTSDIRELKSVYRAYRDYYIRHDKAFDLEQSRRQKLINARDIASVLFEVLKTVTDPAASQALIQGNAIHRKTEFNILPLEQGGIQHAIMQQPEIKAAIAVIRNVRGLPPAQDFKKHGAFVDLFDFLQHCFGFQEANVANQREHLILLLSNMQTRQTHNQTSVLKLGEGGVDELMRKFFKNYTNWCKFLERKSNIRLPFVKQEAQQYKILYIGLYLLIWGEAANLRFMPECLCYIFHHMAYELHGILSGAISLTTWEKVMPAYGGEPESFLNNVVTPIYTVIKKEVHNSNGGAADHSIWRNYDDLNEYFWSPDCFKIGWPMRLDHDFFFVKLRTKPKPDVKNDPNRSPGKTKGKKKREKRDEEEPEDKTEEIHEPQWLGKTNFVEIRSFWQIFRSFDRMWSFYILSLQAIIIMACHDLGSPLQLFDAIVFEDIISIFITSSALKLIQAILDIALLWKARHTMEYSQKVKLVMKMVLAIIWTIVLPVCYANSRRKYTCYSTKYGSLIEEWCFTSYMVAAAIYLTTNAVEVVLFFVPAVAKYIEVSNYKICRLLSWWTQPRIYVGRGMQEDQVSVLKYTLFWILVLSCKFLFSYSFEIKPLIAPTRQIMKIGVHYEWHELFPKVKSNAGAIVAVWSPVVIVYFMDTQIWYSVFCTIIGGLYGILHHLGEIRTLGMLRSRFDSLPSAFNVCLIPPSSKRGKRKRKGLLSNIFQKLPDEKNATAKFVVVWNQIVNQLRLEDLISNREMDLMMMPVSSELFSSKVRWPVFLLANKFSTALTIAKDFEGKEEILVKKITKDKYMFYAVRECYQSLKYVLEILVEGSMEKRIICDILSEIEKSIQETTLLQNFNMKVIPALHAKVVELAELLMEGEKDNQHKVVKALLDIFELVANDMMVDSRILDMLHFPEQNECGFVYFRNDDQLFDTVEMNRDFYPFSNENSIQFPLPENGPMMEKIKRFHLLLTVKETAMDVPANLDARRRISFFATSLFTDMPDAPKVHNMMPFCVITPHYIEDINFSVKELGSDKEEDSIIFYMQKIYPDEWTNFLERMGCENRRSLEDEHKVEDLRLWASFRGQTLSRTVRGMMYYREALKLQAFLDMAEEEDILEGYETAERGNRALFARLEALADMKYTYVISCQSFASQKAMNDPRYQDMIDLMTRYPSLRVAYVEEKEEIVQGRPHKVYSSKLVKVVNGFEQTIYQIKLPGTPHLGEGKPENQNNAIIFTRGEALQTIDMNQDNYLEEALKMRNLLQEFLRRQGRRPPTILGLREHIFTGSVSSLAWFMSYQETSFVTIGQRLLANPLRVRFHYGHPDVFDRIFHITRGGISKASKTINLSEDVFAGFNSTLRRGCISYHEYLQIGKGRDVALNQISKFEAKVANGNCEQTISRDIFRLGRQFDFFRMLSCYFTTIGFYFSSLISVIGIYVFLYGQLYLVLSGLERALIVEARLKNVQSLETALASQSFIQLGLLTGLPMVMEIGLEKGFLTALKDFVLMQLQLAAVFFTFALGTKTHYYGRTLLHGGAKYRPTGRKVVFHASFTENYRLYSRSHFVKAFELLLLLIVYNMFRKSYQSNMAYVLITYAIWFMSLTWLCAPFLFNPAGFSWTKTVDDWKEWNKWIRQQGGIGIQQDKSWHSWWYDEQTHLRWSGLASRITEILLSLRFFIYQYGLVYHLDISQHSKNFLVYVLSWIVIVAIFLLVKAVNMGRKLLSANYQLGFRLFKAFLFLAVLALIFTLSIICELSLMDLFVCCLAFMPTAWGLILIAQAVRPKIEHTGLWDFTRALAREFDYGMGIVLFGPIAILAWLPIIKAFHARFLFNEAFKRHLQIQPILSGKKKKHRT; encoded by the exons ATGTCAGAGATTGTGCCCGCAGAACCTATTGAAGGCATATATTTCGAGCGAGGAGAGACATCAACAGCATCAGCATCGACATCTGAGGCACCCCATGTCACTTTGGCCATTACCAATGGCAGCAACAACGAGGAATATGCTCCAGAACCCTTTGACAGTGAAAGGTTGCCAACAGTTTTTGCTTCTGAAATTCAAAGGTTCCTTCGAGTGGCCAACTTGCTTGGAAAGGAGGAGCCTCGTGTTGCATATCTTT GCCGTGTTCATGCCTTTGTGATTGCACACAACTTGGACAAAAATTCTAGTGGAAGGGGTGttagacaattcaaaacttcaCTACTTCATAGACTTGAACAG GATGAGCACGCTACAAAAAAGAGGGGAACAAGTGATATTCGTGAACTTAAGAGTGTTTACCGTGCCTACAGGGATTATTATATCAGACATGATAAAGCATTCGATCTAGAACAAAG TCGAAGACAGAAATTGATAAATGCACGAGATATTGCTTCTGTTCTGTTTGAGGTGCTAAAGACAGTTACAGATCCAGCTGCTTCTCAG GCACTTATTCAAGGCAATGCAATCCATAGAAAAACTGAATTTAACATTCTTCCACTTGAGCAAGGAGGCATTCAGCATGCCATTATGCAGCAACCTGAG ATTAAGGCCGCCATTGCAGTTATTCGCAATGTTCGCGGTTTACCCCCAGCCCAAGATTTCAAGAAGCACGGAGCCTTTGTGGATCTATTTGATTTTCTTCAGCACTGTTTTGGATTTCAG GAAGCCAATGTTGCCAACCAAAGGGAACATCTTATTCTACTCCTATCCAACATGCAGACTCGTCAAACTCACAACCAGACATCTGTTTTGAAG TTAGGGGAAGGAGGTGTGGATGAACTGatgagaaagtttttcaaaaactatACCAACTGGTGTAAGTTTTTAGAGAGGAAAAGCAATATCCG TTTACCTTTTGTGAAACAGGAAGCCCagcaatataaaattttgtacatTGGGCTTTACCTGCTCATATGGGGGGAGGCAGCTAATTTGCGATTCATGCCGGAATGTCTCTGCTATATTTTTCATCAT ATGGCATATGAATTGCACGGTATTTTAAGTGGTGCTATTAGCTTAACGACATGGGAAAAGGTCATGCCTGCATATGGAGGAGAACCAGAGTCTTTCCTTAACAATGTTGTCACACCAATATACACTGTCATAAAAAAG gAAGTGCACAATAGCAATGGTGGGGCAGCTGATCATTCTATATGGAGAAACTATGATGATCTGAATGAGTACTTCTG GTCTCCTGATTGTTTCAAAATTGGTTGGCCCATGCGTCTAGATCATGACTTTTTCTTTGTGAAACTTAGAACTAAACCAAAACCAGATGTCAAGAATGATCCTAATAGGTCACCTGgtaaaacaaaaggaaagaaaaagagagaaaagagggaTGAAGAAGAACCAGAG GATAAAACAGAGGAAATCCATGAACCACAGTGGCTGGGGAAGACCAATTTTGTAGAGATTCGTTCATTCTGGCAAATTTTTAGAAGCTTTGATAGAATGTGGAGCTTTTATATTCTATCCCTTCAG GCCATAATAATCATGGCTTGTCATGACTTGGGATCTCCACTACAGTTGTTTGATGCAATAGTATTTGAGGATATAATTAGCATCTTCATCACCTCTTCGGCTCTAAAACTTATTCAAG CAATTTTAGACATTGCCCTTTTGTGGAAAGCAAGACATACGATGGAATATTCTCAAAAGGTGAAACTAGTGATGAAGATGGTCTTAGCAATTATATGGACTATTGTCCTTCCTGTATGCTATGCTAATTCGAGAAGAAAATATACTTGCTATTCCACCAAGTATGGAAGTTTGATTGAGGAATGGTGTTTTACTTCCTATATGGTTGCAGCGGCAATATACCTGACAACTAATGCAGTTGAAGTTGTGTTATTTTTTGTCCCTGCTGTTGCCAAGTATATTGAGGTCTCTAATTACAAGATATGCAGACTTTTGTCTTGGTGGACTCAG CCTAGAATCTATGTTGGTCGAGGGATGCAAGAAGACCAGGTTTCAGTTTTAAA GTACACACTATTCTGGATATTGGTGTTATCgtgtaaatttttgtttagCTACAGTTTTGAG ATAAAACCACTCATAGCACCTACCAGACAGATTATGAAAATTGGGGTACATTATGAATGGCATGAGCTTTTTCCAAAAG TCAAGAGCAATGCTGGTGCAATTGTAGCTGTATGGAGCCCTGTAGTAATT GTATATTTTATGGACACACAAATTTGGTATTCTGTTTTCTGTACAATAATTGGTGGACTTTATGGCATTTTGCATCACCTTGGTGAG ATAAGAACACTCGGAATGCTGAGAAGTAGATTTGACTCCTTACCTTCAGCATTCAACGTCTGTCTGATCCCACCATCTTCCAAACGTGGTAAAAGGAAACGAAAAGGTCTCCTCAGCAATATATTTCAGAAG TTGCCGGATGAAAAAAATGCCACTGCGAAATTTGTTGTAGTATGGAATCAAATAGTAAATCAACTACGTCTTGAAGATTTGATCAGTAACAG AGAGATGGATTTGATGATGATGCCTGTGTCTTCTGAATTGTTTTCTTCCAAGGTTCGTTGGCCTGTTTTCCTCCTGGCAAATAAG TTTTCTACAGCGTTGACCATTGCTAAAGATTTTGAGGGAAAGGAAGAGATTCTTGTGAAGAAAATCACAAAAGACAAATACATGTTTTATGCTGTAAGAGAGTGTTACCAGTCTCTAAAATATGTTCTTGAAATTCTGGTTGAGGGTAGCATGgagaaaag GATCATATGTGATATACTAAGCGAAATTGAAAAGAGTATCCAAGAAACAACTCTTCTACAGAACTTTAACATGAAAGTTATCCCAGCCCTACATGCTAAAGTTGTTGAGCTAGCTGAACTTCTG ATGGAAGGAGAAAAAGACAATCAGCACAAAGTTGTGAAAGCCCTGCTAGATATATTTGAATTGGTGGCAAATGATATGATGGTTGATTCCAG AATATTGGATATGCTCCACTTTCCCGAACAAAATGAGTGTGGCTTTGTCTATTTTAGAAATGATGATCAACTATTTGACACCGTGGAAATGAATAGGGATTTTTATCCATTTTCCAATGAGAATTCTATCCAATTTCCATTGCCAGAAAATGGTCCTATGATGGAAAAG ATCAAGCGTTTTCATTTGTTGCTTACGGTCAAAGAAACAGCAATGGATGTGCCTGCAAACTTAGATGCTCGAAGACGCATATCATTCTTTGCTACTTCTCTGTTCACAGATATGCCTGATGCTCCAAAAGTTCACAACATGATGCCATTCTG TGTTATAACTCCACATTACATTGAGGACATTAATTTTTCGGTTAAGGAGCTTGGTTCAGATAAAGAGGAGGACTCCATCATCTTCTACATGCAAAAGATATATCCAG ATGAATGGACAAATTTTTTGGAACGCATGGGTTGTGAAAACCGACGAAGTTTAGAAGATGAACACAAGGTAGAAGATCTTCGACTGTGGGCTTCATTCCGTGGCCAGACGCTAAGCAGAACAG TTAGAGGGATGATGTACTACAGAGAAGCCTTAAAATTACAAGCATTTCTTGACATGGCTGAAGAAGAAG ACATTCTTGAGGGTTATGAGACTGCTGAAAGAGGTAACCGTGCATTGTTTGCTCGTCTAGAAGCACTAGCAGACATGAAATACACCTATGTTATTTCCTGTCAATCATTTGCATCACAAAAGGCTATGAATGATCCACGTTATCAAGATATGATCGACTTGATGACAAG GTATCCATCTCTTCGTGTTGCCTATGTTGAGGAAAAGGAAGAGATAGTGCAGGGTAGGCCTCACAAAGTATATTCATCTAAACTGGTTAAAGTTGTCAATGGTTTTGAACAG ACAATATATCAGATTAAACTACCAGGTACACCGCATCTTGGAGAAGGGAAGCCTGAAAACCAAAACAACGCAATAATATTCACTCGTGGTGAAGCACTCCAAACAATTGATATGAACCAA GATAATTACTTGGAAGAAGCTCTGAAGATGAGAAACCTTCTCCAAGAATTTCTTCGGCGCCAAGGAAGGCGTCCTCCTACAATACTTGGTTTAAGGGAACACATTTTCACAGGAAG TGTGTCTTCTCTGGCTTGGTTCATGTCATATCAAGAGACTAGCTTTGTCACTATTGGTCAAAGGCTTCTGGCTAATCCTCTCag GGTGCGGTTCCACTATGGCCATCCAGATGTATTTGATAGGATTTTTCACATCACAAGAGGAGGAATAAGCAAAGCATCTAAAACAATTAACTTGAGTGAGGATGTTTTTGCTG GATTTAATTCAACATTAAGACGAGGATGTATTTCCTATCATGAATACTTGCAAATTGGCAAAGGTCGTGATGTAGCTCTTAACCAAATCTCAAAATTTGAAGCTAAGGTAGCAAATGGAAACTGTGAGCAAACTATAAGCCGTGACATATTCCGCCTTGGTAGGCAATTCGATTTTTTCCGGATGCTGTCGTGCTATTTCACAACCATTGGATTTTACTTCAGCAGCTTG ATTTCAGTGATAGGAATCTATGTATTTCTCTACGGACAGCTATACCTGGTGCTTAGTGGGTTGGAAAGAGCACTTATCGTTGAGGCTCGACTCAAGAATGTGCAATCCTTAGAAACAGCTCTTGCCTCCCAGTCATTCATACAACTTGGACTTCTGACAGGCTTGCCAATGGTGATGGAAATAGGACTTGAGAAAGGTTTCCTCACAGCTTTAAAGGACTTTGTACTCATGCAATTGCAGCTGGCTGCTGTTTTCTTCACTTTTGCCCTTGGAACAAAAACACATTACTATGGACGAACACTTTTGCATGGGGGTGCAAAGTACAGACCAACTGGACGTAAAGTTGTCTTCCATGCTAGCTTCACTGAGAACTATAGATTGTATTCAAGAAGCCACTTTGTTAAGGCATTTGAGTTATTGCTGCTGTTGATTGTTTATAACATGTTCAGGAAGTCCTACCAAAGTAACATGGCATATGTGTTGATAACATATGCCATTTGGTTCATGTCTCTAACTTGGTTATGTgcaccttttctttttaatcctGCTGGGTTCAGTTGGACCAAGACGGTAGATGACTGGAAAGAGTGGAATAAATGGATCAGACAACAGGGTGGTATAGGAATTCAACAAGACAAAAGTTGGCATTCTTGGTGGTATGATGAGCAAACTCATCTTCGTTGGTCAGGTCTTGCTTCTAGGATTACTGAAATATTGCTTTCTCTCCGTTTTTTCATCTATCAGTATGGTCTGGTCTATCATCTAGACATCTCTCAGCACAGCAAGAACTTTCTGGTTTATGTCCTTTCATGGATTGTGATTGTTGCAATTTTCCTCTTGGTGAAG GCCGTTAACATGGGAAGGAAACTACTCAGTGCTAACTATCAGCTTGGATTCAGACTTTTCAAAGCATTCTTGTTCCTGGCTGTTCTTGCCCTCATCTTTACTCTTTCTATTATATGTGAATTGTCATTGATGGACCTTTTCGTTTGCTGTCTAGCATTCATGCCAACTGCATGGGGATTGATACTG ATTGCACAAGCTGTAAGGCCAAAGATAGAGCACACTGGGCTGTGGGACTTCACACGTGCACTTGCTAGAGAATTTGATTATGGAATGGGGATAGTTCTTTTCGGACCAATAGCTATTTTGGCATGGCTACCAATCATTAAAGCCTTCCATGCTCGTTTTCTTTTCAATGAGGCATTCAAAAGGCACTTGCAAATTCAACCAATTCTATcaggaaaaaagaagaagcacagGACTTGA